From a single Maylandia zebra isolate NMK-2024a linkage group LG3, Mzebra_GT3a, whole genome shotgun sequence genomic region:
- the b3gat3 gene encoding galactosylgalactosylxylosylprotein 3-beta-glucuronosyltransferase 3, translating to MATRMKLKLKTVFLLYFMVSLLGLIYALMQLGQRCDCTEHDFPKDRTISRLRGELHRLQEEMRKFEVTKQPQKQPAKPSLPTIFVITPTYARLVQKAELTRMSQTFLHVPRLHWILVEDSPHKTPLVTDLLMKSGLTYTHLHMPTAKDRKLQEGDPSWLKPRGVEQRNEGLRWLREDRRAQPGGDNQQGVVYFADDDNTYSLQLFEEMRSTQRVSVWPVGLVGGMKYERPVVEGGKVVRFHTGWRPSRPFPIDMAGFAVSLKLVLANPEACFDGEAPMGLLESSFLQGLVTMDELEPKADNCTKVLVWHTRTEKPKMKREEALQAQGLGSDPAVEV from the exons ATGGCAACGAGGATGAAGCTAAAGCTGAAGACTGTATTTTTGCTCTACTTCATGGTCTCGCTCCTGGGCCTCATCTATGCACTGATGCAGCTCG GCCAGCGCTGTGACTGTACAGAACATGACTTCCCTAAAGACCGCACCATATCTCGACTGCGTGGGGAACTACACCGTCTTCAGGAGGAGATGAGGAAGTTTGAAGTAACAAAGCAACCTCAGAAGCAGCCAGCCAAACCGTCCCTGCCCACCATCTTTGTTATCACGCCGACATATGCAAG GCTGGTGCAGAAGGCCGAGCTGACTCGTATGTCCCAGACTTTTCTCCATGTCCCTCGGCTCCACTGGATCTTGGTGGAGGACTCGCCACACAAGACGCCTCTGGTGACCGACCTGCTGATGAAGAGCGGCCTGACCTACACTCACCTACACATGCCCACCGCCAAGGACCGCAAACTACAGGAG GGTGACCCCAGCTGGCTCAAGCCCCGTGGAGTGGAGCAGAGAAACGAAGGGCTACGGTGGCTTAGAGAGGACAGGAGGGCTCAGCCAGGAGGGGATAACCAGCAAGGAGTGGTGTACTTTGCTGATGACGATAACACATACAGCCTGCAGTTGTTTGAGGAG ATGAGGAGCACGCAGCGGGTGTCAGTTTGGCCGGTGGGCCTGGTTGGAGGGATGAAGTATGAGAGGCCTGTGGTTGAAGGAGGAAAG GTCGTTCGCTTCCATACCGGCTGGCGTCCCAGTCGGCCCTTTCCGATCGACATGGCTGGCTTCGCCGTTTCCCTTAAATTGGTCCTGGCCAATCCAGAGGCATGCTTTGACGGAGAGGCACCAATGGGCTTGCTGGAAAGCAGCTTTCTTCAGGGACTGGTTACCATGGATGAACTGGAGCCCAAAGCAGACAACTGCACTAAA GTGCTGGTGTGGCACACACGGACAGAGAAACCGAAGATGAAGAGAGAGGAGGCGCTGCAGGCTCAGGGACTGGGTTCAGACCCTGCTGTGGAGGTCTGA